One window of Microbacterium sp. 1S1 genomic DNA carries:
- a CDS encoding FAD-dependent oxidoreductase, translating to MSAALRVVIVGGVAGGMSAATRLRRLDESAEIVVFERGPEVSYANCGLPYYVGGVIEERDTLLLQSPESLHRRFRLDVRVRHEVVTIDTERKTVEVIDLESGRCATHPYDRLVLATGARPRGDEPTGALPARSLRTVADADAIDAALRPGLPVVVVGGGYTGLEAVENLVARGAAVTLVQRGAHLLAPLDPEMAAPLAAEVRRRGVDVRLGVEVVATGADSVTLSDGTAVPAALLIDASGVVPEAGLAHAAGIRLGETGGIAVDEICRTSARDVFAVGDGVEKTDLVGGGAALVTMAGLANRHGRMVADVIAGREEWARPALGTGIVQVFGLAAAKTGWSEKQLRDAGRDHYAVHVHPGSHAGYYPGAETLSMKLLADPATDRILGAQIVGRDGVDKRIDVIATALQAGVTAAGLAHLELAYAPQFGSAKDAVNILGYVAENTRSGTTPTVQWHELDDAVQAGAALIDVRSPAEYADGAIPGARNIPLDELRDRLDDLPDGPLVVHCQVGLRGHIATRLLRQHGRAVRNLDGGYRTWRDATAA from the coding sequence ATGAGCGCAGCACTTCGCGTCGTCATCGTCGGCGGTGTCGCCGGCGGCATGTCGGCGGCGACCCGGCTCCGGCGGCTGGACGAGTCCGCCGAGATCGTCGTCTTCGAGCGCGGACCCGAGGTGTCCTACGCCAACTGCGGCCTGCCCTACTACGTGGGCGGTGTCATCGAGGAGCGGGACACCCTGCTGCTGCAGAGTCCGGAATCGCTGCACCGCCGCTTCCGGCTCGACGTCCGCGTTCGCCACGAGGTCGTCACCATCGACACCGAGCGGAAGACGGTCGAGGTCATCGATCTCGAGAGCGGCCGCTGTGCCACCCACCCGTACGACCGCCTCGTGCTCGCCACCGGTGCCCGGCCCCGCGGCGACGAGCCGACCGGAGCCCTCCCCGCGCGGAGCCTGCGGACCGTGGCGGATGCCGATGCGATCGATGCCGCCCTCCGCCCCGGACTACCGGTGGTTGTCGTGGGCGGTGGGTACACGGGACTGGAGGCCGTAGAGAACCTCGTCGCCCGTGGCGCTGCCGTGACCCTGGTGCAGCGCGGTGCCCACCTGCTCGCCCCACTGGACCCGGAGATGGCCGCCCCGCTCGCGGCCGAGGTCCGGCGCCGCGGCGTCGACGTGCGGCTCGGCGTCGAGGTCGTGGCCACCGGCGCGGACTCGGTGACATTGAGCGACGGCACCGCCGTGCCTGCAGCGCTCCTCATCGACGCCTCCGGCGTGGTGCCCGAGGCCGGACTCGCCCACGCCGCCGGAATCCGCCTCGGCGAGACCGGCGGGATCGCGGTCGACGAGATCTGCCGCACCAGCGCCCGCGACGTCTTCGCGGTCGGCGACGGCGTCGAGAAGACCGACCTCGTCGGCGGTGGGGCGGCGCTGGTCACCATGGCCGGTCTCGCCAACCGCCACGGTCGCATGGTCGCCGACGTCATCGCGGGTCGAGAGGAGTGGGCGCGCCCCGCTCTCGGGACCGGAATCGTGCAGGTGTTCGGCCTCGCGGCCGCGAAGACCGGATGGAGCGAGAAGCAGCTCCGTGACGCCGGCCGCGACCACTATGCCGTGCACGTGCACCCCGGATCGCACGCCGGCTACTACCCGGGGGCGGAGACCCTGTCGATGAAGCTCCTCGCCGACCCCGCCACCGACCGTATCCTCGGGGCGCAGATCGTGGGCCGCGACGGTGTCGACAAGCGGATCGACGTCATCGCGACGGCACTGCAGGCGGGAGTCACCGCCGCCGGGCTGGCGCACCTGGAGCTCGCGTACGCCCCGCAGTTCGGCTCTGCCAAGGATGCGGTGAACATCCTCGGATACGTGGCCGAGAACACTCGCAGCGGCACCACCCCGACCGTCCAGTGGCACGAACTCGATGACGCCGTGCAGGCGGGCGCCGCCCTCATCGATGTCCGCTCCCCGGCCGAGTATGCGGACGGTGCCATCCCCGGCGCGCGGAACATCCCGCTCGACGAGCTCCGCGACCGCCTCGATGACCTCCCGGACGGACCCCTCGTGGTGCACTGCCAGGTCGGCCTCCGGGGGCACATCGCCACCCGACTGCTGCGGCAGCACGGGCGCGCGGTGCGCAATCTCGACGGCGGTTACCGCACCTGGCGGGACGCGACCGCGGCCTGA
- a CDS encoding LacI family DNA-binding transcriptional regulator has protein sequence MASIDEVARLAGVSTATVSRALSGRGHVSESARERVQAAAASLGYVVSSRASSLASGRTRNVGVVVPFLDRWFFSTVLSGVSAALMRAGYDITLYNITADKDVRRHVFDTFLRRQRVDAVIAVSIELDEDETQQLLDLGLPVIAIGGPNPKLDTLTVDDVAVAQLATEHLLGLGHTEIAHIGANPEFDIDFHIPTNRRLGFEKALATAGVPLNPAFLEPADFTVEGGYRAAKQLLGRPGPRPTAVFAASDEMAIGALLAARDLGFAVPGDLSIVGIDGHELGEFFRLTTVDQFPLGQGERAADAVLAKLTDPGAERPAAALPYELNVRGTTARLV, from the coding sequence ATGGCGAGCATCGACGAGGTCGCCCGGCTCGCCGGCGTCTCCACCGCGACGGTCTCCCGCGCGCTGAGCGGCCGCGGGCATGTCTCGGAGTCGGCGCGCGAGCGCGTCCAGGCCGCCGCCGCCTCGCTCGGGTATGTGGTCTCCTCCCGCGCCTCGAGCCTCGCGTCGGGGCGCACCCGCAACGTCGGCGTCGTCGTGCCGTTCCTGGACCGCTGGTTCTTCAGCACCGTGCTGTCCGGGGTCTCGGCCGCACTCATGCGCGCCGGCTACGACATCACGCTCTACAACATCACCGCCGACAAGGACGTGCGGCGCCACGTGTTCGACACCTTCCTGCGCCGCCAGCGCGTGGATGCCGTGATCGCCGTGTCGATCGAGCTGGACGAGGACGAGACGCAGCAGCTCCTCGACCTCGGTCTGCCCGTCATCGCGATCGGCGGCCCGAACCCGAAGCTCGACACGCTCACGGTCGACGATGTCGCCGTGGCGCAACTCGCGACGGAGCACCTGCTCGGTCTGGGACACACGGAGATCGCCCACATCGGTGCGAACCCGGAGTTCGACATCGACTTCCACATCCCCACGAACCGGCGGCTCGGCTTCGAGAAGGCGCTCGCGACGGCCGGGGTCCCGTTGAACCCGGCGTTCCTGGAGCCGGCGGACTTCACGGTCGAGGGTGGCTACCGCGCCGCGAAGCAGCTCCTCGGTCGTCCGGGGCCTCGTCCCACCGCGGTGTTCGCGGCGTCGGACGAGATGGCGATCGGGGCACTCCTCGCCGCCCGCGACCTGGGCTTCGCGGTGCCGGGAGACCTGTCCATCGTCGGCATCGACGGTCACGAGCTCGGCGAGTTCTTCCGCCTCACCACGGTCGACCAGTTCCCGCTCGGGCAGGGCGAGCGGGCGGCCGACGCTGTGCTCGCGAAGCTCACCGATCCGGGGGCCGAGCGACCGGCCGCCGCGCTGCCCTACGAGCTCAACGTCCGCGGGACGACCGCTCGGCTCGTCTGA
- a CDS encoding superoxide dismutase translates to MSTPYTLPELPYDYSALEPHISGKIMELHHSKHHQAYVTGANTALEQLAAARDSGDLAAVNKLEKDLAFNLGGHINHSVFWQNLSPEGGGAPEGELSAALADSFGSIEGFRAHFTATALGVQGSGWAVLAWDSVGARPVIFQLFDQQGNAPLGVTPLLQLDVWEHAYYLDYLNVRADYVKAFWNLVNWPDVQRRFEAARTATAGLIVP, encoded by the coding sequence ATGTCCACTCCGTACACGCTCCCCGAACTGCCCTACGACTACTCCGCGCTCGAGCCGCACATCTCGGGCAAGATCATGGAGCTGCACCACTCCAAGCACCACCAGGCCTACGTGACCGGCGCGAACACGGCGCTGGAGCAGCTCGCGGCGGCCCGTGACAGCGGCGACCTCGCCGCCGTGAACAAGCTCGAGAAGGACCTCGCGTTCAACCTGGGCGGTCACATCAACCACTCGGTGTTCTGGCAGAACCTCTCGCCCGAGGGCGGCGGGGCTCCGGAGGGCGAGCTCTCGGCGGCGCTCGCGGACTCCTTCGGGTCGATCGAGGGCTTCCGCGCGCACTTCACCGCGACGGCTCTCGGCGTGCAGGGCTCGGGCTGGGCCGTGCTCGCGTGGGACTCGGTCGGTGCCCGCCCGGTGATCTTCCAGCTCTTCGACCAGCAGGGCAACGCGCCGCTCGGCGTGACTCCGCTGCTGCAGCTGGACGTGTGGGAGCACGCCTACTACCTCGACTACCTCAACGTCCGCGCCGACTACGTCAAGGCGTTCTGGAACCTCGTGAACTGGCCGGACGTGCAGCGCCGCTTCGAGGCCGCGCGCACCGCGACCGCCGGTCTCATCGTCCCCTGA
- a CDS encoding metal-sensitive transcriptional regulator, whose product MTTVDADTQRKIANRLKRAQGQLGAVIAAVESGGDCRAVVTQLAAVTSALDKAGFQIIASAMKTCLEDPAQDDAVPLPDLEKLFLTLA is encoded by the coding sequence ATGACCACCGTCGACGCCGACACGCAGCGCAAGATCGCCAACCGCCTCAAGCGCGCGCAGGGACAGCTCGGCGCCGTGATCGCCGCGGTCGAGAGCGGCGGGGACTGCCGGGCGGTCGTCACCCAGCTCGCCGCCGTGACCTCGGCTCTCGACAAGGCCGGGTTCCAGATCATCGCCTCGGCGATGAAGACGTGCCTGGAAGACCCCGCGCAGGACGATGCAGTTCCCCTGCCCGACCTGGAGAAGCTCTTCCTCACCCTCGCCTGA
- a CDS encoding glycoside hydrolase family 13 protein encodes MAQLEQFAAPGSEWWRSAVIYQIYPRSFADASGDGIGDLPGITKRLDALQELGVDAIWLSPFMTSPQRDAGYDVADYRDVDPLFGTLADFDEMLEAAHSRGIRVIVDLVPNHSSDQHPWFQEALQAAPGSPERARYIFRDGRGENGDLPPNNWESVFGGGMWQRVTEADGTPGQWYLHIFDATQPDFDWNNEEVQEEFRSILRFWLDRGVDGFRVDVAHGMIKTEGLPDYTPPTDADSMGGGESNVPYWGQDGVHEIYRDWHKVLAEYDGDRALCGEAWMPTLKETALWVRPDEMHQTFNFPYLMTTWNAKDLGDVIRESLDEFGAVGAPSTWVLSNHDVVRHATRLALTIDNPQGEGIGPNTPDKPDTAIGLARARAATTLMLALPGSAYLYQGEELGLPEAMEIPDEYRQDPTWFRTNGERYGRDGCRVPLPWEAEAPAFGFNDTGLSWLPQPAEWADYARDVEEVDPASTLALYKRLLAGRREFGFGTGSLVWEDAGPDAVAFRRDEVHVLANLGTAPLELPEGAVVLLRSQPFDGSEVPVDTAVWYTKA; translated from the coding sequence ATGGCACAGCTCGAACAGTTCGCAGCCCCCGGTTCCGAGTGGTGGCGCAGCGCCGTCATCTACCAGATCTACCCCCGCTCCTTCGCGGACGCCTCGGGCGACGGCATCGGCGACCTCCCCGGTATCACGAAGCGCCTCGATGCCCTGCAGGAGCTGGGTGTCGACGCGATCTGGCTGAGCCCGTTCATGACGAGTCCGCAGCGCGACGCCGGCTACGACGTGGCCGACTACCGCGACGTCGACCCGCTGTTCGGCACGCTGGCCGACTTCGACGAGATGCTCGAGGCCGCGCACTCCCGGGGCATCCGGGTGATCGTCGACCTCGTCCCCAACCACTCCTCCGACCAGCACCCCTGGTTCCAGGAGGCGCTCCAGGCCGCACCCGGCAGCCCGGAGCGTGCGCGCTACATCTTCCGCGACGGCCGCGGTGAGAACGGTGACCTACCCCCGAACAACTGGGAGTCGGTGTTCGGCGGCGGCATGTGGCAGCGCGTCACCGAGGCCGACGGCACGCCCGGCCAGTGGTACCTGCACATCTTCGACGCCACGCAGCCCGACTTCGACTGGAACAACGAGGAGGTGCAGGAGGAGTTCCGCTCGATCCTGCGCTTCTGGCTCGACCGCGGCGTCGACGGCTTCCGGGTCGACGTCGCCCACGGCATGATCAAGACCGAGGGCCTGCCCGACTACACGCCCCCGACGGACGCCGACTCGATGGGCGGCGGCGAGTCGAACGTGCCGTACTGGGGCCAGGACGGCGTGCACGAGATCTACCGCGACTGGCACAAGGTGCTCGCCGAGTACGACGGCGACCGCGCGCTCTGCGGCGAGGCCTGGATGCCGACGCTGAAGGAGACCGCCCTCTGGGTGCGTCCGGACGAGATGCACCAGACCTTCAACTTCCCGTACCTGATGACGACGTGGAACGCGAAGGACCTGGGTGACGTGATCCGCGAGTCGCTCGATGAGTTCGGCGCAGTCGGCGCCCCGAGCACCTGGGTGCTGTCCAACCACGACGTCGTCCGGCACGCCACGCGCCTCGCCCTCACGATCGACAACCCGCAGGGCGAGGGCATCGGCCCGAACACCCCCGACAAGCCGGACACCGCGATCGGCCTGGCCCGTGCCCGCGCCGCCACGACGCTGATGCTCGCACTCCCCGGCTCCGCCTACCTGTATCAGGGCGAGGAGCTCGGGCTGCCCGAGGCGATGGAGATCCCGGACGAGTACCGTCAGGACCCGACGTGGTTCCGCACGAACGGCGAGCGCTACGGACGCGACGGCTGCCGCGTGCCCCTGCCGTGGGAGGCGGAGGCTCCGGCGTTCGGCTTCAACGACACGGGCCTCTCGTGGCTCCCGCAGCCCGCGGAGTGGGCGGACTATGCCCGGGACGTCGAGGAGGTCGACCCCGCGTCGACGCTGGCTCTGTACAAGCGCCTGCTCGCCGGCCGCCGCGAGTTCGGCTTCGGCACCGGATCGCTCGTGTGGGAGGACGCCGGTCCCGACGCCGTGGCCTTCCGCCGCGATGAGGTGCATGTGCTGGCGAACCTCGGCACCGCCCCTCTCGAGCTTCCGGAGGGCGCCGTCGTCCTGCTCCGCAGCCAGCCGTTCGACGGTTCGGAAGTCCCCGTCGACACCGCGGTCTGGTACACCAAGGCCTGA